A single window of Nicotiana sylvestris chromosome 3, ASM39365v2, whole genome shotgun sequence DNA harbors:
- the LOC138887699 gene encoding uncharacterized protein has product MYNPRKIPIKIARQKPPKGWSKLNIDASFDSVIQKCGLGGIFRDAKGHWIVGFGKPSYECGSLETEIKALLEGLKMAEEWRMYLLVIETDSVEVIQSILQGNRLYDDIVNECRSLMHQQKEIILQHTFRQGNSVAHHMTRKAKDQFEGKKTFVEAPSYLKCFVEKELLEQCIFEKFLSYDACNTLASLGNRSVLRDTKYACNLLTPT; this is encoded by the coding sequence ATGTATAATCCTCGAAAAATTCCCATCAAAATTGCACGGCAAAAACCACCAAAAGGATGGTCTAAACTAAATATTGATGCTAGTTTTGACAGTGTTATACAAAAATGTGGTCTGGGAGGTATTTTCAGGGATGCCAAAGGACACTGGATTGTGGGCTTTGGTAAACCATCATATGAATGTGGATCACTAGAAACGGAGATAAAAGCTCTACTAGAGGGACTCAAAATGGCTGAAGAATGGAGAATGTACCTGCTTGTAATAGAGACAGATTCTGTGGAGGTTATCCAATCCATCCTACAGGGCAATAGGCTATATGACGATATTGTTAATGAATGCAGGTCGTTAATGCACCAGCAGAAGGAGATAATCCTCCAGCACACATTCAGACAAGGGAATAGTGTAGCTCACCACATGACAAGAAAGGCTAAGGATCAATTTGAAGGCAAGAAGACTTTTGTTGAAGCTCCATCTTATTTAAAATGTTTTGTGGAAAAGGAACTACTAGAACAATGTATTTTTGAGAAATTTCTATCTTATGATGCTTGTAATACTCTAGCAAGCCTAGGTAATCGAAGTGTCCTTAGAGATACCAAGTATGCGTGCAATTTACTGACCCCTACttaa